The following coding sequences lie in one Bos taurus isolate L1 Dominette 01449 registration number 42190680 breed Hereford chromosome 28, ARS-UCD2.0, whole genome shotgun sequence genomic window:
- the AGT gene encoding angiotensinogen precursor produces the protein MAPAGLSLGAAILCLLAWAGLAAGDRVYVHPFHLLVYSKSNCDQLEKPSVETPPDPTFTPVPIQTKSSAVDEEALWEQLVRATEKLEAEDRLRASEVGLLLNFMGFHMYKTLSETWSVASGAVFSPVALFSTLTSFYVGALDPTASRLQAFLGVPGEGQGCTSRLDGHKVLSSLQTIQGLLVAQGGASSQARLLLSTVVGLFTAPGLHLKQPFVQSLSSFAPITLPRSLDLSTDPNLAAEKINRFMQSVTGWNMGRALTAVSPDSTLLFNAYVHFQGKMKGFSLLPGLKEFWVDNTTSVSVPMLSGTGIFHFWSDSQNNLSVTRVPLSANTYLLLIQPHHTPDLRKVEALTFQHNFLTRMKNLSPRYGSRKLLGPSWAAPPPQRAGICVGSSAQGVGARGWARAPCRLSLGRPAGGGRAGGKGE, from the exons ATGGCTCCTGCTGGCCTGAGCCTAGGGGCTGCCATCCTTTGCCTCTTGGCCTGGGCTGGCCTGGCTGCTGGCGACCGGGTGTATGTACACCCCTTCCACCTCCTCGTCTACAGCAAGAGCAACTGTGACCAGCTGGAGAAACCCAGTGTGGAGACACCTCCAGACCCAACTTTCACACCTGTACCCATTCAGACCAAGTCATCCGCAGTGGATGAGGAGGCCCTGTGGGAACAGCTGGTTCGAGCCACCGAGAAGCTAGAGGCTGAAGATCGGCTGCGGGCCTCAGAGGTGGGGCTGCTGCTCAACTTCATGGGCTTCCACATGTACAAGACACTGAGCGAGACATGGAGTGTGGCCAGTGGGGCTGTGTTCTCCCCAGTGGCCCTCTTCAGCACCCTGACCTCTTTCTATGTGGGGGCCTTAGACCCCACGGCCAGCAGACTACAGGCATTCCTGGGTGTCCCTGGAGAGGGTCAGGGCTGCACCTCCCGGCTGGATGGCCACAAGGTCCTGTCCTCCCTGCAGACCATCCAGGGCCTTCTGGTCGCCCAGGGTGGGGCCAGCAGTCAGGCCAGGCTGCTCCTGTCCACGGTGGTTGGCCTCTTCACAGCCCCTGGCCTGCACCTGAAGCAGCCCTTCGTGCAAAGCCTCTCTTCCTTTGCCCCCATCACTCTCCCACGCTCACTAGACTTGTCCACGGACCCAAATCTCGCTGCTGAGAAGATCAACAGGTTCATGCAGTCAGTGACGGGGTGGAACATGGGCAGAGCCCTGACAGCGGTCAGCCCAGACAGCACCCTGCTCTTCAATGCCTACGTCCACTTCCAAG GAAAGATGAAGGGGTTCTCCCTGCTGCCAGGGCTCAAGGAGTTCTGGGTGGACAACACCACCTCGGTGTCAGTCCCCATGCTCTCTGGCACCGGCATCTTCCACTTCTGGAGCGACAGCCAGAACAACCTCTCCGTGACCCGCGTGCCCCTGAGCGCCAACACCTACCTGCTGCTCATCCAGCCGCACCACACCCCCGACCTGCGGAAGGTGGAGGCCCTCACCTTCCAGCACAACTTCCTGACCCGAATGAAGAACCTCTCTCCTCGGTATGGCTCCAGGAAACTGCTTGGACCCTCCTGggctgcccccccaccccagagaGCGGGGATCTGCGTGGGCAGTTCTGCCCAGGGAGTGGGGGCACGTGGGTGGGCAAGGGCGCCGTGTCGGCTGAGCCTTGGGCGCCCAGCAGGCGGGGGGCGGGCAGGTGGGAAAGGTGAGTAG